A section of the Enterobacter sp. C2 genome encodes:
- a CDS encoding ADP-ribosylglycohydrolase family protein — translation MSLTSLNNPLIIASVEVPDGQGHIGMTICPGKHQQNALSGQFQRDLALDLDFIKSWGASAVVSLMTDEELTSLHVGALGTEVEARDMDWFQLPITDGTMPDETFERRWVYAGLRLRTLLREGKRILVHCRSGLGRTGLISARLLFELGMSAEESIAAVNQARPGSLGSTVQKQYLNALPLPLPLNDAWLDRVLGCLLGGAVGDAFGYTVEFDSLEKIHQTFGSEGLTRPILQQGKLVVSDDTQMTLFTLEGILRATNEHGVINLSCALEEIRRAYLDWYDTQQNKSGSHFGWLASRASMRTRRAPGNTCLSALKAGGTGSIEKPINDSKGCGGVMRTAPIGFLQDIDPFDLAARAAALTHGHVDGWASSGVLPRIVARLIKGEEEFLAVRNGYSDGSEWGHIYGKAANTEPYLLAQKLAREMRFNPLEAIRQLGQGWVGEEALAIGLYAFLSARSFRDTLIRAANHDGDSDSTASIAGQLWGAKHGLNDIPQAWIRRLDVLDEILYLVQHMQNWRNEVDKQSSEQPSIDKGILPCIRMMEMTHELHVLGYQKIRIFPSIAPSGCHWRLEWVPDYSVPSAVMPPEHSNEHESARYTSGAGWQPFEWQSVKSLSALEMAQQFLHQFPELARAGKGDDWAYAGWLTKLLGEVRQGKLPYFLADWDIDLSKGVPMHGGESFPLPPEIKRPG, via the coding sequence ATGTCCCTAACCAGTCTCAACAACCCCTTAATCATTGCCTCGGTTGAAGTACCTGATGGTCAAGGGCATATTGGCATGACAATTTGTCCAGGAAAACATCAGCAAAATGCTTTATCAGGACAGTTTCAGCGAGACCTCGCGCTTGATCTGGATTTTATAAAATCCTGGGGAGCCTCTGCCGTAGTGAGCCTGATGACGGATGAGGAACTTACCAGTTTACACGTCGGAGCCCTTGGTACTGAAGTTGAAGCCAGAGACATGGATTGGTTTCAGTTGCCTATTACTGACGGGACAATGCCGGACGAAACGTTTGAACGGCGCTGGGTTTATGCTGGCCTACGCTTACGTACGCTTCTTCGTGAAGGAAAACGCATTCTTGTGCATTGCCGTAGTGGGCTCGGGCGCACCGGACTCATTTCAGCAAGATTATTGTTCGAACTCGGCATGTCGGCTGAAGAGTCTATCGCTGCGGTTAATCAGGCCAGACCGGGTAGTCTGGGATCTACTGTTCAGAAGCAATATCTCAATGCACTACCACTACCACTACCACTTAACGATGCCTGGTTAGATCGCGTTTTAGGTTGCTTGCTGGGTGGGGCTGTCGGTGATGCTTTTGGCTATACCGTTGAATTTGATTCACTTGAGAAAATTCACCAGACGTTTGGCAGTGAAGGACTGACCAGGCCCATTCTGCAACAGGGTAAACTGGTGGTCAGTGATGATACCCAAATGACCCTGTTTACCCTTGAAGGTATTTTGCGCGCTACCAATGAGCACGGTGTTATTAACTTATCCTGTGCGCTGGAAGAGATACGTCGTGCTTATCTCGACTGGTACGATACCCAGCAAAATAAATCAGGCTCGCATTTTGGTTGGCTGGCATCACGAGCAAGCATGCGGACAAGACGTGCTCCTGGTAATACATGCCTGTCAGCGCTAAAAGCGGGCGGAACAGGCAGTATCGAAAAACCGATAAATGACTCAAAGGGCTGTGGTGGTGTGATGCGTACCGCTCCCATTGGCTTTTTACAGGATATTGATCCGTTTGATCTCGCTGCCCGTGCGGCAGCATTAACGCATGGCCACGTTGATGGCTGGGCTTCTTCGGGTGTTTTGCCCAGAATTGTTGCTCGCTTAATCAAAGGAGAAGAGGAATTCCTCGCCGTGCGTAATGGCTATAGTGACGGCAGTGAATGGGGGCATATCTATGGAAAAGCAGCCAATACCGAGCCTTATCTGTTAGCCCAAAAACTTGCCCGTGAAATGCGTTTCAATCCACTCGAAGCCATCCGGCAGCTGGGACAAGGCTGGGTGGGTGAGGAAGCGCTGGCGATTGGTCTGTATGCCTTTCTTTCAGCCCGTAGTTTCCGCGATACGCTGATACGAGCAGCCAATCACGACGGAGATAGCGATTCAACGGCATCGATTGCAGGGCAGCTTTGGGGAGCTAAACACGGTCTGAACGACATTCCTCAGGCATGGATACGCCGGCTTGATGTATTGGATGAAATACTTTACCTGGTTCAGCACATGCAAAACTGGCGTAATGAGGTCGATAAGCAAAGCAGTGAGCAGCCGAGTATTGATAAAGGTATTCTGCCCTGTATCCGCATGATGGAAATGACCCATGAGTTGCATGTGCTGGGTTACCAAAAAATCCGCATATTTCCTTCTATAGCACCATCGGGTTGTCATTGGCGGCTGGAATGGGTGCCAGATTACAGCGTTCCTTCTGCAGTCATGCCCCCCGAACACTCGAATGAGCATGAGAGTGCACGTTACACAAGCGGTGCTGGCTGGCAACCCTTTGAATGGCAGAGTGTTAAGTCACTCTCGGCACTGGAGATGGCGCAGCAGTTTTTACACCAGTTCCCGGAACTGGCTCGTGCTGGCAAAGGGGATGACTGGGCCTATGCAGGTTGGCTGACAAAGCTACTCGGTGAGGTAAGACAAGGAAAATTACCCTATTTCCTTGCGGACTGGGATATCGATCTGAGCAAAGGGGTACCCATGCATGGTGGAGAGTCCTTTCCTTTGCCGCCTGAAATTAAGCGGCCCGGGTAG